A region from the Sphingomonas sp. S2-65 genome encodes:
- a CDS encoding adenylosuccinate synthase: MANVAVIGAQWGDEGKGKIVDWLAERADVVVRFQGGHNAGHTLVVGENVYKLSLLPSGIVRGTPSVIGNGVVLDPWALRDEVERIRGQGVDVTPQTLMVADTCPLILPFHRDLDALREDASGAGKIGTTRRGIGPAYEDKVGRRAIRVCDLAHLDELEPQLDRLAAHHDALRAGFGEPPIDRAALVEELREIAGFVLPFAQPVWRMLNEARSRGRRILFEGAQGVLLDIDHGTYPFVTSSNTIAGAAAGGSGLGPSAVGFVLGIAKAYTTRVGSGPFPAEQENDVGERLGTRGREFGTVTGRKRRCGWLDAVLLRQSVAVSGITGIALTKLDVLDGFEEIQVCTGYRLRGEALDYYPANAADQALVEAVYETMPGWTESTAGARSWAELPAAAIKYIRRVEELIQCPVALVSTSPEREDTILVRDPFAD; the protein is encoded by the coding sequence TTGGCAAACGTCGCAGTGATCGGCGCCCAATGGGGCGATGAGGGCAAGGGGAAGATCGTCGACTGGCTGGCGGAGCGCGCCGACGTGGTCGTGCGCTTCCAGGGCGGGCACAATGCCGGCCACACGCTGGTGGTAGGCGAGAATGTCTACAAGCTCTCGCTGCTTCCTTCGGGCATCGTCCGCGGCACGCCAAGCGTGATCGGCAATGGCGTGGTCCTCGACCCCTGGGCGTTGCGCGACGAGGTTGAGCGCATTCGCGGCCAAGGCGTCGACGTCACGCCCCAGACACTGATGGTTGCCGACACTTGTCCGTTGATCCTGCCGTTTCACCGCGACCTGGATGCGCTGCGCGAAGATGCCAGCGGCGCGGGTAAGATCGGCACGACGCGGCGTGGCATCGGTCCAGCATATGAAGACAAGGTCGGTCGGCGCGCAATCCGGGTGTGCGACCTGGCGCACCTCGACGAGCTTGAGCCTCAGCTTGATCGTCTGGCTGCACATCACGACGCTTTGCGGGCGGGATTCGGAGAGCCGCCGATCGACCGTGCGGCGCTTGTCGAGGAACTGCGCGAGATCGCTGGCTTCGTGCTACCCTTTGCACAGCCAGTCTGGCGGATGCTGAACGAAGCGCGTTCGCGCGGCCGTCGCATTCTGTTCGAGGGCGCCCAAGGCGTGCTGCTCGACATCGATCACGGCACCTACCCGTTCGTGACGTCTTCCAACACCATTGCGGGAGCGGCCGCCGGCGGATCGGGTTTGGGGCCAAGCGCAGTCGGCTTCGTCCTGGGCATTGCCAAGGCCTATACTACCCGGGTGGGGTCGGGTCCGTTCCCGGCTGAGCAGGAAAACGATGTCGGCGAGCGGCTTGGCACGCGGGGCCGCGAGTTCGGGACGGTCACGGGTCGAAAGCGCCGCTGTGGGTGGCTGGACGCCGTACTGTTGCGCCAATCGGTGGCGGTATCGGGCATCACGGGCATCGCGCTGACGAAGCTGGACGTGCTGGACGGCTTCGAGGAGATCCAGGTATGCACCGGCTACCGGCTGCGCGGCGAAGCACTCGACTATTATCCCGCCAATGCCGCGGATCAGGCTTTGGTCGAGGCAGTGTACGAGACGATGCCAGGCTGGACGGAATCGACCGCCGGCGCGCGTAGCTGGGCCGAGCTTCCGGCCGCTGCGATCAAGTATATCCGGCGCGTCGAGGAATTGATCCAGTGCCCGGTGGCATTGGTCTCGACGAGCCCGGAGCGCGAGGACACCATCCTGGTCCGGGATCCGTTCGCCGACTGA
- the aroC gene encoding chorismate synthase has protein sequence MSYNSFGRVFRFTTWGESHGPALGAVIDGCPPGLHLSEADIQPFLDKRRPGQSRFTTQRQEPDEVRILSGVFEGRTTGTPISLLIENVDQRSKDYSEVARAYRPGHADYAYDQKYGFRDHRGGGRSSARETAARVAAGTVGRLVIPEVRIRAWVESIGGDSIDPSAFDADEIDRNPFFCPDAQAAKRWETLIDGARKAGSSLGAVITCEATGVPAGWGAPLYAKLDSELAAACMSINAVKGVEIGDGFAAAALTGEQNADAMRPGNDGPEFLANHAGGIAGGISTGQPVLVRVAFKPTSSILTPVPTIDRAGAATEIVTKGRHDPCVGIRGAPVVEAMMALVLADQKLLHRAQVG, from the coding sequence GTGAGCTACAACAGCTTTGGACGGGTATTCCGTTTCACCACCTGGGGCGAGAGCCACGGGCCGGCGCTGGGCGCCGTGATCGATGGCTGCCCGCCTGGGCTGCACTTGTCCGAAGCCGACATCCAGCCGTTTCTCGATAAGCGCCGCCCCGGTCAGTCCCGCTTCACCACCCAACGTCAGGAGCCGGATGAGGTTCGTATCCTTTCGGGCGTGTTCGAAGGGCGTACGACCGGAACGCCGATCAGTCTGCTGATCGAGAATGTCGACCAGCGCTCAAAGGATTATTCGGAAGTCGCGCGGGCGTATCGGCCGGGCCATGCTGACTATGCCTACGACCAGAAGTACGGCTTCCGCGACCATCGCGGCGGCGGCCGTTCGTCCGCCCGCGAGACCGCGGCTCGCGTAGCGGCTGGGACAGTTGGGCGGCTTGTGATCCCGGAGGTGCGCATCCGCGCCTGGGTCGAATCGATCGGCGGCGACTCCATCGATCCTTCTGCCTTCGATGCGGACGAGATCGACCGAAACCCGTTCTTCTGTCCCGATGCGCAGGCGGCTAAGCGTTGGGAAACGCTGATTGATGGCGCGCGTAAGGCGGGATCGTCGCTCGGAGCTGTCATAACGTGCGAAGCCACTGGCGTTCCCGCGGGCTGGGGGGCGCCATTGTACGCGAAGCTCGACAGTGAGCTGGCTGCCGCTTGCATGTCGATCAACGCCGTGAAGGGCGTTGAGATCGGCGACGGGTTCGCTGCCGCCGCCTTGACCGGCGAACAGAATGCCGACGCGATGCGTCCCGGAAATGACGGCCCTGAGTTCCTCGCGAACCACGCCGGGGGCATCGCTGGCGGCATCTCGACCGGCCAGCCTGTGCTGGTGCGGGTGGCCTTCAAGCCCACCAGTTCGATCCTGACGCCTGTTCCGACGATCGACCGCGCGGGGGCGGCAACCGAGATCGTGACGAAGGGGCGGCATGACCCTTGTGTCGGTATTCGCGGTGCACCCGTGGTGGAGGCCATGATGGCGTTGGTGCTGGCGGATCAGAAGCTGTTGCACCGCGCCCAGGTCGGTTGA
- a CDS encoding GNAT family N-acetyltransferase yields the protein MSIAIRPATGGDVAAIDALLRQVFSKAEEAVFVQRLCVDGDMVLMLVADDEESGALTGAVVFSRMGADIDGKPIAAVALAPLAVAAEYRDQGIGEALVQAGLSQLKAAGAMLCFVLGEPGFYERFGFSADWARGFASPYAGDYLMALPLQDGAMPCGERGAATHAAAFEQLSGDW from the coding sequence GTGAGCATCGCGATCCGCCCGGCGACGGGCGGCGATGTGGCGGCGATCGATGCGCTACTGCGCCAGGTCTTCTCAAAGGCCGAGGAAGCGGTCTTCGTCCAGCGCCTGTGCGTGGACGGCGACATGGTGCTCATGCTCGTCGCCGATGACGAGGAAAGCGGCGCATTGACTGGCGCAGTGGTCTTTAGCCGGATGGGCGCCGATATCGATGGCAAGCCGATCGCCGCGGTCGCGCTGGCACCGCTTGCCGTGGCAGCCGAGTATCGCGACCAAGGCATTGGCGAGGCCTTGGTACAGGCCGGCCTTTCACAATTGAAGGCGGCGGGAGCCATGCTCTGCTTCGTCTTAGGAGAGCCGGGCTTCTATGAGCGGTTCGGCTTCTCGGCCGATTGGGCGCGCGGATTTGCCTCTCCTTATGCCGGTGACTATTTGATGGCGCTGCCGTTGCAGGACGGTGCCATGCCGTGCGGCGAGCGCGGTGCAGCGACGCATGCCGCGGCGTTCGAGCAACTGAGCGGGGACTGGTGA
- the fabI gene encoding enoyl-ACP reductase FabI, whose translation MTGLMQGKRGLIMGLANDRSLAWGIAQKLHEQGAELAFSYQGDSLEKRVRPLAEQLGSDFLIDCDVADMGALDAAFETLAARWPTIDFVVHAIGFSDKNELRGGYVDTSLDNFLMTMNISVYSFVAVANRASKMMPNGGSLLTLSYYGAEKVIPHYNVMGVAKAALETSVQYLAVDLGRDKIRVNAISAGPIKTLAASGIGDFRLILKWNELNSPLKRNVTIEDVGGAGLYLLSDLSSGVTGETHHVDAGYNVIGMKAEDAPDIALA comes from the coding sequence GTGACAGGATTGATGCAGGGTAAGCGCGGGCTGATCATGGGGCTCGCCAACGATCGTTCGCTCGCTTGGGGCATCGCGCAGAAGCTGCATGAACAAGGCGCAGAACTCGCGTTCAGCTATCAGGGCGATTCGCTTGAAAAGCGCGTGCGTCCGCTGGCAGAGCAGCTGGGCAGCGACTTCCTGATCGATTGCGATGTCGCCGATATGGGGGCGCTGGATGCTGCGTTCGAGACGTTGGCGGCACGCTGGCCGACGATCGACTTCGTCGTGCACGCCATCGGCTTCTCCGACAAGAACGAGTTGCGCGGCGGCTATGTCGACACCAGCCTCGACAACTTCCTCATGACGATGAACATCAGCGTCTATTCGTTCGTGGCGGTGGCAAACCGCGCGTCGAAGATGATGCCGAACGGCGGCAGCCTGTTGACGCTGAGCTATTACGGCGCGGAAAAGGTGATCCCGCACTACAATGTGATGGGTGTCGCCAAGGCCGCTCTGGAAACGAGCGTCCAGTATCTCGCGGTCGATCTCGGTCGCGACAAGATCCGCGTCAATGCGATCTCGGCCGGCCCGATCAAGACGCTGGCGGCGAGCGGGATCGGCGATTTCCGCCTGATCCTCAAGTGGAACGAACTAAATTCGCCGCTCAAGCGCAACGTCACGATCGAAGATGTCGGCGGCGCGGGCCTGTATCTGCTCAGCGATTTGTCGAGCGGCGTCACCGGCGAGACCCACCATGTCGATGCGGGTTACAACGTCATCGGCATGAAGGCCGAAGACGCCCCCGACATCGCACTCGCGTGA
- a CDS encoding YihY/virulence factor BrkB family protein, which yields MGLSERFFVVLKRVAVGTYTDGFTYAGNLAYLSLVTLFPFFIVAAAIAQLVGRSSEGIRTLEVFLQTVPPDVADVLRKPVSDVLQARTGNLLWFGGLVGLWTTAGFIETLRGILRSAYGTQSSTPFWRYRLGAVGMIVAAVMLAMAALSLQVILSAAEQFLYKILPLATDAQKLVSLSRYAPSLALFGALYLLFYSLTPHRYRKRSFPKWPGPAFVTIWWLATTWALPLSLSTLGGYDLTYGSLAGVMIALIFFYIIGLGVVIGAELNAALAEVPPDKLGEAPEKEEVAS from the coding sequence ATGGGTCTGTCGGAGCGCTTCTTCGTCGTGCTTAAGCGCGTGGCGGTTGGAACCTACACCGACGGGTTCACCTACGCGGGCAACCTCGCCTATCTGTCGCTGGTCACGCTGTTTCCCTTCTTCATCGTGGCGGCCGCGATCGCGCAATTGGTCGGCCGCAGCAGCGAAGGCATACGGACACTCGAGGTGTTCCTGCAGACCGTGCCTCCCGATGTCGCGGACGTGCTGCGCAAACCGGTCTCGGACGTGCTTCAGGCGCGGACTGGCAACCTGCTTTGGTTCGGCGGCCTTGTCGGACTGTGGACGACCGCCGGCTTTATCGAGACGCTGCGCGGGATCCTCCGCTCGGCGTACGGAACGCAGTCGAGCACGCCCTTCTGGCGCTATCGCCTGGGGGCAGTCGGAATGATCGTCGCGGCGGTGATGCTCGCAATGGCGGCGCTCAGTCTCCAGGTCATTCTCAGCGCAGCGGAGCAGTTTCTCTACAAGATCCTGCCGCTTGCGACCGATGCGCAGAAGCTCGTATCGCTTTCGCGCTACGCGCCCTCCCTTGCATTGTTCGGTGCGCTGTACCTGCTATTCTACTCGCTTACGCCCCATCGATACCGCAAGCGTAGCTTTCCGAAATGGCCGGGGCCCGCGTTCGTCACGATCTGGTGGCTGGCGACCACCTGGGCTTTGCCGCTCAGCCTCTCCACCCTTGGCGGATATGACCTGACTTACGGCAGCTTGGCTGGCGTGATGATCGCGCTCATCTTCTTCTACATAATCGGTCTGGGCGTGGTGATTGGCGCCGAACTGAACGCGGCTCTGGCGGAAGTGCCCCCCGACAAGCTAGGGGAAGCTCCTGAGAAGGAGGAAGTGGCGTCGTGA
- a CDS encoding DnaJ C-terminal domain-containing protein — protein MADPYATLGVARGASEADIKKAYRKLAKELHPDRNKDNPQASERFSSVTHAYDLLTDKDKRARFDRGEIDGDGNPTSPFGYGGGGAPQGGFQADFNGEGGDFSDIFDGLFGGGARRGSGSGFSGGFGGFGRRAAPKGANVAYRLAVTFEDAAKLSPQRITLRDGKTIDLKLPAGVESGTQMRLGGKGEEGPGGPGDAIVTIEVQPHRFYTRIEDDIRLDLPISLSEAVLGAEVRVPTPDGPVMLRVPKGSTSGKTLRLKGRGFHKKGGGRGDLLVTLMVDLPVDDDALIEFAQGWQDKGNPRGRMGV, from the coding sequence GTGGCCGATCCTTACGCAACTCTGGGCGTGGCGCGAGGCGCGAGCGAAGCCGACATCAAGAAGGCGTATCGCAAGCTCGCCAAGGAACTTCATCCCGACCGCAACAAGGACAATCCCCAGGCTTCGGAGCGGTTCAGCAGCGTGACCCACGCCTATGACCTGCTCACTGACAAGGACAAGCGAGCCCGGTTCGATCGCGGTGAGATCGATGGCGATGGTAATCCGACCTCGCCGTTCGGCTATGGCGGCGGTGGCGCACCGCAGGGCGGCTTCCAGGCCGACTTCAACGGCGAAGGCGGCGACTTCAGCGACATCTTCGACGGGTTGTTCGGCGGCGGCGCGCGCCGTGGCAGTGGAAGCGGCTTCAGCGGCGGCTTTGGCGGCTTCGGCCGCCGCGCGGCGCCGAAAGGGGCGAATGTTGCCTATCGCCTGGCCGTCACCTTCGAAGATGCGGCCAAGCTCAGCCCGCAGCGCATCACGCTACGCGATGGCAAGACGATCGATCTGAAATTGCCTGCAGGGGTTGAAAGCGGAACCCAGATGCGCCTTGGCGGCAAGGGCGAAGAGGGGCCAGGCGGACCCGGCGACGCGATCGTCACTATCGAAGTCCAGCCGCACCGCTTCTACACCCGTATCGAGGACGACATCCGCCTCGATCTTCCGATCAGCCTGTCCGAGGCTGTGCTCGGCGCCGAAGTGCGCGTGCCCACTCCCGACGGCCCAGTGATGCTTCGGGTGCCGAAGGGGTCGACGTCGGGCAAGACGCTGCGCCTCAAGGGGCGTGGCTTTCACAAGAAGGGCGGCGGACGTGGCGACCTGCTGGTGACGCTCATGGTCGATCTGCCGGTCGATGACGACGCGCTGATCGAGTTCGCGCAAGGTTGGCAAGATAAGGGGAACCCGCGGGGTCGCATGGGCGTCTGA
- a CDS encoding transglutaminase family protein: MLYQICHVTRFQYARPVAFARNNLRLKPILWSGQQVEDYQLLIDPQARTYPARAEAGLANVVRLVLDAPSDSLTIESRARVRVERPIPIPRPDDPSLEQIAAWARASHDASPASPAAYLFPSPLIALDRDIAAWCAPDLSPSRGILEAAMALAHRIQREFAFDPHATLVDTSPSEAFSKRGGVCQDFAQIMIAGLRAAGLPAAYVSGYLRTLPPPGQPRLVGADATHAWVLVWGGPQLGWVGVDPTNGIWMAEDHVVVAIGRDYADIAPIDGIVLGAGAQKMSVSVDVEPLEKAVAA; the protein is encoded by the coding sequence ATGCTCTACCAAATTTGCCACGTCACTCGGTTTCAATATGCCCGACCGGTCGCGTTCGCCCGAAACAACCTGCGCCTCAAGCCCATCCTCTGGTCGGGTCAGCAGGTCGAGGACTACCAACTCCTGATCGACCCGCAGGCCCGAACCTATCCCGCCCGCGCCGAGGCCGGTCTCGCCAATGTGGTCCGTCTCGTACTCGACGCGCCTTCCGATTCCCTGACGATCGAAAGCCGTGCCCGCGTGCGGGTCGAGCGCCCGATCCCGATCCCGCGCCCCGACGATCCCAGCCTGGAGCAGATCGCCGCTTGGGCTCGTGCGAGCCACGATGCGTCGCCCGCCAGCCCGGCGGCCTATCTGTTCCCGTCGCCCCTCATCGCGCTCGACCGGGACATAGCCGCCTGGTGTGCGCCCGATCTTTCCCCGAGCCGCGGGATACTCGAAGCCGCGATGGCCCTGGCACACCGGATCCAGCGCGAGTTCGCCTTTGACCCCCATGCCACGCTGGTCGACACTTCTCCCAGTGAAGCTTTTTCCAAGCGCGGCGGTGTCTGCCAGGACTTCGCTCAGATCATGATCGCCGGCCTGCGCGCAGCCGGTCTTCCCGCCGCCTATGTCTCTGGGTATCTTCGCACCTTGCCCCCTCCGGGTCAGCCCCGCCTTGTTGGTGCCGACGCTACGCATGCCTGGGTCCTGGTCTGGGGTGGCCCGCAACTCGGCTGGGTGGGGGTCGATCCGACAAACGGTATCTGGATGGCCGAGGACCATGTCGTCGTCGCCATCGGCCGGGACTATGCCGACATCGCGCCGATCGACGGCATCGTGCTGGGCGCCGGCGCGCAGAAGATGAGCGTGTCGGTGGACGTGGAGCCGCTCGAAAAGGCGGTCGCCGCTTGA